One Oncorhynchus clarkii lewisi isolate Uvic-CL-2024 chromosome 28, UVic_Ocla_1.0, whole genome shotgun sequence genomic region harbors:
- the LOC139387081 gene encoding complement C1q-like protein 3: MIATGVCGVVMVLVLVILIPVLVNSAGISARYEMLGSCQMVCDPHGTKSTATDKANTIRDSRLVQSLPTLIQGPKGEPGRTGRIGPRGPLGEPGPPGPAGPPGERGGPGPPGLPGTPGATGAISAATYNTFPKIAFYAGLKKQHEGYEVLKFDDVVTNLGNHYDPTTGKFTCSIPGIYFFVYHVLMRGGDGTSMWADLCKNNQVRASAIAQDADQNYDYASNSVVLHLEPGDEIYIKLDGGKAHGGNNNKYSTFSGFIVYAD, translated from the exons ATGATCGCCACAGGTGTTTGTGGAGTAGTCATGGTGCTAGTGTTGGTTATCCTGATTCCGGTGCTGGTCAACTCCGCCGGCATATCCGCGCGCTACGAAATGCTCGGATCCTGTCAGATGGTGTGTGATCCCCACGGGACCAAGTCCACGGCCACGGACAAAGCCAATACCATCAGAGACAGCCGCTTGGTCCAGTCTCTACCAACCTTAATCCAAGGTCCAAAAGGGGAGCCCGGACGCACAGGAAGAATTGGCCCTAGGGGTCCTCTTGGTGAGCCAGGACCACCCGGACCTGCCGGCCcgcctggggagagaggagggcccGGTCCACCAGGACTACCCGGAACGCCCGGAGCCACAGGTGCCATAAGCGCAGCCACATACAACACGTTTCCAAAGATAGCGTTCTACGCCGGACTGAAAAAACAGCATGAGGGCTACGAAGTGCTGAAATTTGACGACGTAGTCACCAACCTTGGCAACCACTACGACCCTACGACGGGGAAATTCACCTGCTCGATACCGGGCATCTACTTCTTCGTTTACCATGTGCTGATGCGAGGCGGGGATGGCACCAGTATGTGGGCTGATCTTTGTAAGAACAACCAG GTGCGAGCGAGCGCTATCGCCCAAGACGCCGATCAGAACTACGATTATGCCAGCAACAGTGTTGTCCTGCATCTCGAGCCCGGCGATGAGATCTACATCAAGCTGGACGGGGGCAAGGCGCACGGgggcaacaacaacaagtacagcACCTTCTCCGGATTCATTGTCTACGCCGATTAA